GTGgatttgtttctgggttctccattctgttcctttggtctgtGTGTTTTATGCCCATagcatgctgtttgggttactactGCTGATGTTTATTCAAGGCCCAAGAGCTCTCTAagcagcaggtggtgaatcctgccagggctGGATCCTTGCCTTCAGGGCAACAGGTTTCCTTCTACCCCAGGGTGGGTCTAGAACTGCTTGGAACTTTATTTTACTGAGGCTGAGCTGGAAACaggttgcaaaacaaagtcctctctACTCTTCCCTATCCTTTCCCCAAGGGAAAGAAGACTCTCCACGAACTGCACTGCCTAGAGTTGGGGAAGTGGTGACACACTGGTGTCTCAGTGGGCCGTGCACCCACGTCCGCGGGCTGCAAGCTCAGCGCAGCTGGGTGCATTGCCCAAGGACCGCAGTCGTTGCGGCCTGACTGCCTTACAAGTTACTCCAGACCCCGGCCGCTCTCATCAGCCAGGGTGGAAGCAGGCTGCGCTCAGCTCTCTACTGCTGGTGAGGAGGATCCCCCCGGCCAGGGCTGGTCTAAATCACCCCGCAGTGGGCTCTGGCAGCCTTCCGCCTTGTGCCGTGGTCCATTGTGACAGGCAGCCCTGAATTCCAATGCAGAGTCCCACGATCACTCTGTGCTGTCTCCCCcaagcacacagattctctcgGCACCGGCATGGGCACGGCGGTGCGGGCCGTGGGGAGGAGTGGCACACACAGCAGAAGACCGTCTCTCCTGCCCTTTTGGTGTCTCTGTCCTTGATGCAATGTTGAAACCAGGCACTGCAGTCACCCACCTGACTTTGAGTTCTTACGAAGGTGATTTCTTACGGGGATGTTGCTCAGTTCGGTGTCCCGTGGGGGATCCTCACTGGAGGGCTCTactcagcctcctcccctccccaggctcaGCGGACCCTGGCTGGGCTCCCTCCTGTGCCTGTGGCTGCTGGCTCAGCTGGACGCTGGCTGGTCGTGGCCTCCACGGGGAGGTCCCTGCCCTGAGGGGTCTCGCCCTCCAGCGGGTAGCTTGGGCTGCCCACATACAAGCCATGTGGCTCCAGAGGGTGGGGGACCGGTGCAAGGCCCCTTAAGGCCTTGGGTGAGAACTGGCACATGGTCACCTCTGCTGTATTTTCTTGTCAAAGCACATCAAGAGGCCAGCCAGACTCTTAATGAGTGAAGCTGCAAAACCACAAGGTAATAAACAGGCCAATATAGAGAGAGGTGACAAAATCTGTAGCCTTTCAGATGGATCAGTCTTGCTCTGTAGGATGGAGAGTAGTGGTAGAGGACCCGTTAGACCAGCCCAGGTGAGAGGCAAAGGGTAGATTTAAAACACAGGTTTCAATGCAGCACGACTAAAGGTTGGCTGTGAgcatagaaaagaaaagcagttttgtgtttgttttaattcagGAGTCTTAGATTAGCCCAGGCTAGAGGCAAAAGCTAGACCCGTTGCAGAGAAATGCCATGTAGCTTGTGTTTCTTGAGCACTTCTGAGGGGCCAGGAACTGGGTTAGTTTTGTCTTGGAGGCTGGGGAGGCCGCCTGGGCCAGAAGGCATTTAACCTAAGTTGGAAGGAGGAATATTTGAGAAGGCTCCTCCCATATGGCTCCCATCTGATTAGGACTCTAGAGGTTGAGAGAGCCAACAGACCAGCCTTCACGCTGTCCCTAGATGTGTCAGCACAGCACAGTCACCACTACTGGGGACCTTGGCTGGGAGCCTTGTCCTGGGTTGTGGTCCAGGCTCTGCTCCTGAAGCAGGGGTGGCTATATGGGCACCACCCACAAGGGGGCAGCAGAGAACCATCAGCCAAGTGCACCCTTGGCCAGACTCAGGTCACTGAATTAGAGATCAGGGCAGACCCAGATAAGGACTTTTAAAGAATGTCCTGGGTAGCAAAGCAGGATCACTTTGCATGTAAGGACTCAGGCTCTTGATCTAGACTGCTCGGATTCATATCCCGGCTCTATCCCCAGGGCTGTCTTCATGGGTGTGAGACCTGTGTAGTCACATGTTGTTTTAATGCTGTGCCATTGCTGTCTTGAAGCTCTTTATAATTTTCACAATAGGTGtcccaaattttattttgcataggAAATTGTGTAGCTGGTCCTGTGTGTCACTTATTAGCTGAGTTTTCTTGGGTCTTGTGTGGACTTTCCTGGGGTTGATAATAAGTATTCACTTCCTAGGGTTTCTCTGAAGGTTATTTGAGTTAATATGGAGAGTAGTTTATAATGAAAACACCTAGTAAGTGTTCAGTACCTTTTAGTTACTATTATTGATCCAAGAAAGTTGACCCAAACCTGGGGGCAGGCCTGAAGGCCAAGTGGGATCTTGGCTTCACAtgagaaagaattcaagagtgagCTTCTATATTAGAGCAACAGCAAGTTTTTCAAAGTCTTTAGAGGTTGTCCTGGATATACAATACACATCTATGATGAATCACACTATGCCTTCAAGTAATATAATACCATCCACACAAAGTATAACGACCTTACAACAGTGTACTTTAAATTCCTACTTTCTatattttgtgctatttttgtctttattttgctcttaCATATACTCTAAACTCACAGTTCATTGGTACTTTTTTTGTGATAGACAATGatttaatataagaaagaaatatcttACCTTTATTTCAAAGATTTCTGTAGAGTTCATGTCTTTGGCAtagatacagatttttttcttgtatgagATACATTTTGCATGAAGAACttcctttcatatttcttttagcACAGGGATGCTAATAATAAATACTCTAAgttgttctttttctctatttttgacaaatattttttctagataaagCAGTCtgaattggaatttttttcttttggcacttTAAAGATGCCTcccctttaaatatttattttattattgattgattgatttacgTATTTATTTATTGGCTTGCAGAGTTTACAATAAGAAATCTGCGGTagcctttttttttgtttgtttgtttgtttttaggatatggtcttatttattatttaactcaaaaaatcttatttttggctCCACTCAGACTTAGAAGTAGATGCTCTCAGAGAGGACAGCCTACGTCTCTTGGCAATCTGTTCCTGGCGCTTTTCTTTGGCCTCCTTCATTCTCTTAGCCAAAAGTTTAGCAtattctgcagcctcttccttatttttcttagtgcACTGCTTCTTCAGAGCAATACGCCGGCGTTTATGTTGCAGGACACGTGGAGTTACAAGTCGCTGAATCTTGGGTGCTTTGGTCCTAGGtttcttaccttctttatttaagggcttcctcacaacatactGGCGAACATCATCTTCTTTAGACAGATTGAAGAGTTTGCGCATTCTGCTAGCTCTTTGGGGCCCCAGACGACGAGGTACTGTAGTATCAGTCAGTCCTGGGatatccttctctcctttttttacaATAACCAAGTTGAGAACACTCAGGTTGGCATCCACAATACGACCATGAACAGATTTGCgctttctttctccagttctccTTGGTCTGTAACAGGAATGCCCCTTACTCAGTAGCAGGCGAACACGGCCATGGGTCAAGACTCCCTGCGTCATGGGGAAACCTTGCTTGTTGTTCCCACCACTGATTCGGACCCCGTAACCCTTCCATTCTTCACCCAGAGCGTCGGCAGCAACTTCCGTGGCCATACGCTTCTCATAGAAAGTACGAAGTTTGCGTTCATCGTCCACTTCAATGAGTTTCTGGCAGCCAGTGGCTGGGAAGGAGATATTCAGCTTCATCGTGAAGCAGCTGATTGCCTCCGAGGCGCCACGAAAAAGAGCTGTAGccgttttttgtgtgtgtttatttctctGTATGTAATGTCTTTTCCCTCTGGCTGCCTTCAATATATTCTCCTTACATGTCCAAACATGTATGTTGATGCTATTGTTTAATCCTGCGTGGGGCTCTGTGAGATTCTCAGATCTATACTTTGATGTCTTtggttatttttggaaaattctcagccattatcttttcaaatattttttctgcctattttttttctctattccttctgCCATGGTAGTTATACTTGTGTTGGACCACTAGATACTATTCCACAGCTTGTGCATGCTACGTCCTGTTCGGTGTTTTTCCtcacttcttttcctctttttacttAAGTAGGGTAATTGATActgatctatcttcaagttcactcaTTCCTTCCTCAGCTGTGTCAGGTGCACTGCTGAATCCATGGGAGGcgttcttcatttctgttactctttttctcatttctaaccTTTCcgtttgcttcttttttatagtttctaactCTCTGCTGAAATTACCCATATGTTCATGTAAGTTTTccatatagttattttaaattcccagtcTGTTAGTTGTAACCCCTAGGTTATCTCAGAATCTGGCCCTGTTAATTGCTTTGTCTCATGTTAATgggttttttcttgctttttgtgtgtttgaaattttGCACTCAACCTTAACATCATGGGTAGGAGACTAGAAACTGAGGTAAGTAGTATTTATGACTGGGAGTGGACATGCCTTTTCTTCCACTAGACTAATagtgcacttgtgtgtgtgtgtgtgtgtgtgtgtgtgtgtgtgtgactgttgGTGTAGTTGAGTCAATAAAGTGAGGAAGTGAGTAGGGCTTGGGTTTGGGTGTTCCCATGGTATATCTTCAGTGTGCCATCCACTTCAAATTCTTCTAGAGTTACCTTGAGTTTGTGCTTGCTCTAGTGTTACTGGGTAAGGGCCAGTTTTCTGAAGGGTTTTCTTAATGTCTTGTTTCACCTTCAGCTTTAGGCCTGCCCTACGCACCTGTTCTTCAGAGAGCATCTCCatgctttctccctcccccagcagtAGAGAGGCAGTTGCTTGGGACTTGCTTGTTCCTTGGGACTTGCTAATTCTGGTGACAACCAGAGAAGGTTTCTCTTAAGTTTCTCTGGCCTCTTCAATCTTAGGGAGGCCCTGAGTTCCTCATTTGTGGGGATGGGGCGTTCTCAGTAACCTTGTCCCTGCCTAGCAGTAAAAGACCAATGATCTGGACCCAGGTTGGTTTACTGTCCCTCTACCAGGGGGTATTAAATTTTGCCTGTTCCCAAGTCACAGTAGGTTTTCACCAGTGCCATGAGGGAGCCAAGGCTTGCTGGTCTTATTCCAAGGGTGGAAGGATTTTGTTCCTTGATGGAAAAGGATCTGAGCAGGGCTCCTGCCTGCACTCCTGGAGGCAGGTTTTTCCCAGTTTTACTACCTGCCCCCGACCTTTCTCATGAGAACCTGATACACTACCCTGAAGAAGCGTCTGTGATGAGGGTAAACTCCCTGTTGGGTCTGTGATGGTCCCAGGGATTTCATACTCTCCTACTAGCCCATCCTTGGCCTTTAGCACTTGATTAAGATTTTTAGGGTAATTCTATGCATTACAGTGACCCTATCTTTTGTCTTTAGGCAGAAGGGGAGCCAGTGTTTGCATTTCACCTCTCCTCCAAAGTGCTTGGTCTTCCCTTAGATTCCAGGGTAGTCATTTGCCTTGCAATTTCAGTGCTTTGGTGCAGGAATACTTACTATTTTAAGGGAAATCCAGCTTTTCTTTCCATTAGGGTAGGAGTGACACTCCTTAGAGCTTTCTATATCCCAGAAGGATCCAGAAATCGCCCAAGAGATTCATAAAGAGACAGCGTTAGAATGACACTTCGGAGCCTTATTTCAAGGTGGTCACTGCCTGGACTTGAAGGGGTCCAGACTGCAGAGGGGCTTCAGACCAGTCACTGGGAGAGACAGCCACACACAGGACTTGGGAGGCTGCTGTGTGCGTGGAGGAAGGTACTACAGACCTGGGGAGGGGTCAGTACAGGCCACACAACACTGCCACAGGTCACCACGGacctctccttctttccctcatCCGGGTTCCTTCAAATCGAGGGAGGGATGCTGCACTCTGGCC
This sequence is a window from Microcebus murinus isolate Inina chromosome 20, M.murinus_Inina_mat1.0, whole genome shotgun sequence. Protein-coding genes within it:
- the LOC105861246 gene encoding small ribosomal subunit protein eS6-like, with the translated sequence MKLNISFPATGCQKLIEVDDERKLRTFYEKRMATEVAADALGEEWKGYGVRISGGNNKQGFPMTQGVLTHGRVRLLLSKGHSCYRPRRTGERKRKSVHGRIVDANLSVLNLVIVKKGEKDIPGLTDTTVPRRLGPQRASRMRKLFNLSKEDDVRQYVVRKPLNKEGKKPRTKAPKIQRLVTPRVLQHKRRRIALKKQCTKKNKEEAAEYAKLLAKRMKEAKEKRQEQIAKRRRLSSLRASTSKSEWSQK